The following are encoded in a window of Ranitomeya variabilis isolate aRanVar5 chromosome 6, aRanVar5.hap1, whole genome shotgun sequence genomic DNA:
- the LOC143781367 gene encoding uncharacterized protein LOC143781367 produces the protein MMETRTRKPAIKTRSRRTPSLLLENQEKGKCCPLCGKCYKYNTALETHIKIHGGRKPFSNKTCSLKSGVTVTRRQRTRSLGAENVVPLETTSKSSSKNSTPKSSSNAKTNSKKKAKGKKEIARNKEGTRNKKASAKKRKTKKVTCKAKSAAKRRRNNEEADKDKPLKCRYCEKRFNSQSILEAHHRVHTGQLAYPCTFCDQSFSRASLLTAHSINHKFCKPYQCSQCDRNFNDKKLFLTHQKTHVGDEPQECSECNSWFPSRSSLLVHEQSHLKPKPYQCRHCEKSFNDKSLLNTHEGVHTGDKPFKCGQCNESFFLKTQMLAHQDAHTPEKPFACSQCERSFNKKQTLLAHIRVHNLYNIQALKSYRQ, from the coding sequence ATGATGGAAACTAGAACTAGGAAGCCAGCAATCAAAACGAGAAGCCGAAGGACCCCGTCACTTCTCTTAGAGAATCAAGAAAAgggcaaatgttgccccctatgcggTAAATGTTATAAATACAACACGGCCCTAGAAACCCATATCAAGATCCATGGCGGaagaaaacccttcagtaataagaCCTGCAGTCTAAAGTCAGGGGTGACAGTGACTAGACGGCAACGTACCCGAAGCTTGGGTGCAGAAAATGTGGTTCCATTGGAGACAACCAGCAAATCTTCATCCAAAAACTCCACTCCAAAATCCAGCAGTAATGCAAAAACTAACTCAAAAAAGAAAGCAAAAGGCAAGAAGGAAATCGCAAGAAACAAGGAGGGCACAAGAAACAAGAAGGCGAGCGCCAAAAAGAGAAAAACCAAGAAGGTGACGTGCAAAGCAAAATCAGCTGCCAAGAGGCGTAGAAATAATGAGGAAGCGGATAAGGATAAGCCGCTGAAATGTCGATATTGTGAGAAAAGGTTTAACAGCCAGTCCATCCTGGAAGCCCATCACCGAGTCCACACAGGTCAGCTAGCCTACCCATGCACGTTCTGTGACCAGAGCTTCTCCAGGGCATCGCTGCTTACAGCTCATAGCATCAATCACAAGTTTTGCAAACCTTACCAGTGCAGCCAGTGCGACAGAAACTTCAACGACAAGAAGCTGTTCTTAACTCATCAGAAGACACACGTCGGAGATGAACcccaagaatgcagtgagtgtaacaGCTGGTTCCCCAGTCGTAGCAGCTTGTTGGTCCATGAGCAAAGCCACCTAAAGCCCAAGCCCTATCAGTGCCGGCACTGTGAGAAGAGCTTCAACGACAAGTCCCTGCTCAACACTCACGAGGGAGTGCACACGGGGGACAAGCCGTTCAAGTGCGGCCAATGCAACGAGAGCTTCTTTCTGAAAACCCAAATGTTGGCCCATCAGGACGCACACACCCCAGAAAAACCCTTTGCCTGCAGCCAATGCGAGAGGAGCTTCAATAAGAAACAGACGCTCCTGGCGCACATCCGAGTCCACAATCTGTACAATATCCAGGCACTCAAATCTTATAGACAGTAA